Proteins from one Leptospira bourretii genomic window:
- a CDS encoding adenylate/guanylate cyclase domain-containing protein — MIEISAEIPFLRTSKLAFLFWDESPGSLETWDWNEGITIFFQTRRAGELEFRFGPPLWGIPTDTNRIEFPFVSIHNIPTNKYLATELSRLGEDKTIYVLIPKRMELEARSVFARLEYLWDDKISPDRISHKFGLTGKTSSVSESQVTKETNSKKTHFSYPPLEFVGKSGRKKIKEEVLVASGNLNGSYPDTNSELSFENPTEVSSFEDESPNHPYDLIESSFAEEVVTKEPVPVEIVSKAESTEPKTTESPELHTLDGSSNTKFSLQLKMMGVISFLFALSVGVIIFFASFYFKRSIELQLRDNNIRIAEIIGSKVKSDILGVVEKGRQIAITLTTQGLPEAERRLLIKTFFQNDKEFIYLGIFEKKENTLIMKREVFNEEELKKSSVTEEDFHNVVNRNRDALAEAFNGQAVLLNSSPGFQEPSFAIAIPTSENGELDNALVMIVKLNKIIGAFSKKGIETTFMVNGNGTALAHPKEDLILAATDLASMPIVKSMLTSAPNTGQMSYIDEELGGSYLGSFQKIGFADAGVITIVSEEKAFADVYRSQKTNLYIAGIGLCAALIFVFFFSKTITKPVLQLLSATLEIAKGNFKIGIKPTTQDEVGLLTKYFIDMGQGLEEREKVKNILGSMIDPVVVQEAMVDLAALKRGSETHITAFFSDVASFSTISEQLKSADLAALLNEYLSAMTLLLKKHEGVLDKYIGDAIVGIFNAPVPVIDHELKAARASVDMVMKLAELRDYWTKNNLYSKEAQVMDARIGLNSGPAKVGFMGTDALASYTMMGDTVNLAARLEAAGKDYGVNILITDPIQAAIQEEMVTRYLDLVRVKGKNEPVKIHELIGYKSLVSPNQIEAAEIYEAGFKAYLEKNWVSAIQYFKESEKTKGQKDKSCHMLIERCEEYKINPPDFDWDGVFTRTHK; from the coding sequence ATGATAGAAATTTCCGCTGAAATTCCGTTCCTCCGAACGTCCAAACTCGCTTTTCTCTTCTGGGACGAATCCCCTGGAAGCCTAGAAACCTGGGATTGGAACGAGGGGATTACTATATTCTTTCAAACTCGGCGTGCCGGGGAATTGGAATTCCGATTTGGACCTCCGCTTTGGGGCATTCCAACAGATACCAATCGCATTGAGTTTCCCTTTGTATCCATTCATAATATCCCAACCAATAAATACCTGGCTACCGAATTATCAAGGTTAGGTGAAGATAAAACGATTTATGTCCTGATCCCCAAACGAATGGAATTGGAAGCACGATCTGTTTTTGCAAGATTAGAATACCTTTGGGATGATAAAATTTCTCCTGATCGTATATCCCATAAATTTGGTCTTACTGGAAAAACAAGTTCCGTTTCAGAATCACAGGTTACCAAAGAAACAAATTCCAAAAAAACTCATTTCAGTTATCCTCCTCTGGAGTTTGTCGGAAAGTCTGGACGAAAAAAAATCAAAGAAGAGGTTCTGGTTGCTTCGGGAAACCTAAACGGTTCTTATCCAGACACAAATTCTGAACTTTCTTTTGAAAATCCAACTGAGGTTTCATCTTTTGAAGATGAGTCACCAAACCATCCTTATGATTTAATTGAATCTTCCTTTGCTGAAGAAGTTGTGACCAAAGAACCGGTTCCAGTAGAAATTGTATCGAAAGCGGAATCGACAGAACCTAAAACTACAGAGTCTCCCGAATTACATACATTAGATGGATCTTCGAATACCAAGTTTTCCCTTCAGTTAAAAATGATGGGTGTCATTAGTTTTCTTTTTGCATTGTCTGTAGGGGTAATTATCTTTTTTGCTTCTTTCTATTTTAAAAGATCCATTGAACTTCAGTTGCGAGACAATAACATTCGTATTGCGGAAATTATTGGTTCAAAAGTTAAATCTGATATTCTGGGGGTTGTGGAAAAAGGTCGTCAAATTGCCATCACCCTAACAACCCAAGGCCTTCCTGAAGCTGAAAGAAGACTTCTGATCAAAACTTTTTTTCAAAATGATAAAGAATTCATTTATTTAGGAATTTTTGAAAAAAAAGAAAATACTCTCATTATGAAACGAGAGGTATTCAACGAAGAGGAACTGAAAAAAAGTTCTGTTACAGAAGAAGATTTTCATAATGTTGTAAATCGCAATCGAGATGCTTTGGCTGAGGCCTTTAATGGACAAGCTGTACTTTTAAACTCAAGCCCTGGATTTCAAGAACCATCCTTCGCCATTGCCATTCCCACTTCTGAAAATGGGGAATTGGACAACGCTCTTGTGATGATTGTTAAATTAAACAAAATCATTGGAGCATTCTCTAAAAAAGGAATCGAAACTACCTTTATGGTAAACGGGAATGGGACTGCCCTTGCTCATCCGAAAGAAGACTTAATTCTTGCGGCCACTGACCTTGCTTCTATGCCAATCGTAAAATCAATGTTAACGAGTGCTCCCAATACGGGGCAAATGAGTTATATCGATGAAGAATTAGGTGGTTCTTATTTAGGATCCTTTCAAAAGATTGGATTTGCTGATGCAGGAGTGATTACGATTGTTTCAGAAGAAAAAGCATTTGCTGATGTTTATAGAAGCCAAAAAACAAATCTTTACATAGCAGGAATTGGACTTTGTGCGGCACTGATCTTTGTGTTTTTCTTTTCTAAAACAATTACAAAGCCTGTATTACAACTTCTCTCTGCCACTTTAGAAATTGCAAAAGGTAATTTTAAAATAGGAATCAAACCAACGACTCAAGATGAGGTTGGTCTTCTTACCAAATACTTTATTGATATGGGACAAGGTTTGGAAGAAAGAGAGAAGGTAAAAAACATTCTGGGAAGTATGATTGATCCAGTTGTGGTCCAAGAAGCCATGGTAGATCTTGCTGCTTTGAAACGAGGATCAGAAACTCATATCACTGCCTTTTTCTCTGATGTTGCAAGTTTTTCAACAATCTCCGAACAATTAAAGTCCGCGGATCTTGCTGCTTTACTAAATGAATATTTATCCGCCATGACCCTTCTTCTGAAGAAACACGAAGGAGTTTTAGATAAATACATTGGGGATGCGATTGTCGGAATTTTTAACGCTCCAGTTCCTGTAATAGATCACGAACTAAAGGCAGCTCGTGCCAGTGTTGATATGGTGATGAAACTTGCTGAGCTAAGGGACTATTGGACAAAAAACAACCTTTATTCCAAAGAAGCTCAAGTGATGGATGCTCGAATTGGACTCAATTCTGGGCCAGCTAAGGTTGGTTTTATGGGAACAGATGCCTTAGCTTCTTACACGATGATGGGTGATACAGTCAACCTTGCAGCCAGGTTGGAAGCGGCAGGTAAGGATTATGGAGTAAACATTCTGATTACGGATCCGATCCAAGCGGCCATCCAAGAGGAAATGGTGACTCGTTATTTGGATTTGGTCCGGGTAAAAGGAAAAAATGAACCTGTCAAAATTCATGAACTAATCGGTTACAAATCTTTGGTTTCACCAAATCAGATCGAAGCAGCAGAGATTTATGAAGCCGGATTCAAAGCATATTTAGAGAAAAACTGGGTTTCTGCGATTCAATATTTTAAGGAATCCGAAAAGACAAAGGGCCAAAAAGATAAATCCTGTCATATGCTCATTGAACGTTGTGAAGAATATAAAATCAACCCACCTGATTTTGATTGGGACGGTGTGTTCACAAGGACACATAAATAA
- a CDS encoding cation diffusion facilitator family transporter, whose translation MTKPRPKRSRLVFFLSLSGILSIVIFFIEWIGSRESGSLALFADAGHIFTDVFAHLISLFALLIASKKPTTRYPFGFHRFEVLAALFNGFLLIGIALFILYESYLRFSGTAHVEPDSMLAYAAIGFGINLVSAGLLVGVSKTSLNLKSAYLHVLSDLLGTLAVVLGALIIRFTGFKEVDHFLSVILGIFILKTSYGIVKESIEILIEADTSDFDKEHLLEHIKVLKGIEAVSQITVRKLTSGVFSVELQILVNQNTDRDKIVLEIHKVLKGEFGVPFVSVEILSSSLKEKLEEISVRETEREFGHHGHSHGHAHDHHH comes from the coding sequence ATGACTAAACCAAGACCCAAACGTTCCCGATTGGTATTTTTTTTAAGCCTATCGGGTATTTTATCCATAGTTATTTTTTTTATCGAATGGATTGGTTCCCGGGAAAGTGGAAGCCTTGCCCTATTCGCAGATGCTGGCCATATCTTTACTGACGTATTTGCCCATCTCATTTCCTTATTTGCCTTACTCATTGCTTCAAAAAAACCCACAACAAGATACCCATTTGGATTTCACCGTTTTGAAGTGCTTGCAGCCTTATTCAATGGCTTTCTTCTCATAGGCATTGCCCTTTTCATTTTATACGAAAGTTATTTACGTTTTTCAGGGACGGCTCATGTAGAACCCGACTCAATGTTGGCTTATGCTGCCATTGGTTTTGGAATCAATTTGGTATCGGCGGGCCTTCTTGTGGGAGTGAGTAAAACTAGTCTCAACTTAAAGTCAGCCTATTTACATGTTCTAAGCGATCTATTAGGAACCTTAGCCGTAGTTCTCGGAGCTCTTATCATTCGTTTTACTGGATTTAAAGAAGTGGATCATTTCCTTAGTGTGATTCTTGGAATTTTTATCCTAAAAACTTCCTATGGAATCGTTAAAGAATCTATTGAAATATTAATCGAAGCTGACACGAGTGATTTTGACAAAGAACATTTGTTAGAGCATATTAAAGTATTAAAAGGGATTGAGGCCGTTTCTCAGATAACGGTTCGAAAACTTACTTCCGGTGTATTTTCTGTCGAATTACAGATCTTAGTAAACCAAAATACAGACAGAGATAAAATCGTATTAGAAATTCACAAAGTACTCAAAGGAGAATTTGGAGTTCCCTTTGTTTCTGTAGAAATTCTTTCCTCTTCACTCAAAGAAAAATTAGAAGAAATTTCTGTTAGAGAAACGGAACGTGAGTTTGGCCACCATGGGCATAGCCACGGACATGCACACGACCACCACCATTAA
- a CDS encoding FecR family protein has protein sequence MRWLNDTRFVVTALVLLILVFSYFLYRNLNDRFIDSSSPTIGVITFKNKTVLRKYNDAVVWDLIESKTEVKNRDTIRTEGLSDAVLTLNDGTKINISENSMILLDISDRNININFAYGSFEAAREGTVSGDMKMNITAGDKTVQVASGDVKLDKTKSELNIKVDQGEAKLTTNGKEETIAKDQVANVTESGVKVGKPVYRLVGPEDRKNILSESGSEKILFTISGWKQDQSKQTNPTIEISLFPDFSKSLVKEKLTSPNLSKKLSSGSYYWRVSYEDPNSKSKQTTEVFQFRILSDPSLKILSPKSNEVFSYTQEVPVVRFVWNPLDLYSSYTVLVAKDTNFSDIVVSKQTQNQSLAFDSLKEGNYFAKIQAKSNLPGISEKVSSVISFQVTKKTNLTPPELLEPNKGKSFAEEQTKSQLFFSWKDDKDFIQYEWELSSDSNFSSKVKTETIKNNFLKLPSGLGVGTYFWRVKGIGSNGTTLESKPNTFTVIAKEEMELIAPANGAEVEVDERSVVILKWKKLTGKSSYEIEIAKGSDFQPLLTKETVSGNYFEFKSKDLGRFFWRVRPVGADLSDVSPPRSFQMISNMEPPSLVSPSRNETVDLFSRNSILFTWKPVEKVFSYRIRLIDISGIREKQVLNERINSTRFQFNEIQKLNVGRFRWEVAALYKQADGTERESAYNKQDFFISVPELKVPKILTPGKIYVE, from the coding sequence ATGAGATGGTTGAACGATACAAGATTTGTTGTAACTGCTTTAGTTTTATTAATTCTTGTATTCTCATACTTTCTCTATCGAAATTTAAATGATCGTTTCATTGACTCTTCAAGCCCTACGATTGGAGTGATTACTTTTAAAAATAAAACTGTTCTACGGAAGTATAATGATGCAGTTGTTTGGGATTTAATTGAATCCAAAACGGAAGTAAAAAATAGAGATACAATTCGTACAGAAGGACTATCTGACGCGGTACTCACGTTAAATGATGGAACAAAAATCAATATATCCGAAAATTCAATGATTCTTTTGGATATTTCAGATAGGAATATTAATATTAATTTTGCTTATGGATCATTTGAAGCTGCCCGTGAAGGAACAGTTTCTGGTGATATGAAAATGAACATTACCGCTGGTGATAAAACAGTACAAGTAGCAAGCGGGGATGTCAAACTTGATAAAACAAAATCTGAATTAAACATCAAAGTAGACCAAGGGGAAGCAAAACTCACTACTAATGGAAAAGAAGAAACGATAGCCAAAGACCAAGTGGCAAATGTTACAGAATCTGGTGTGAAAGTGGGAAAACCTGTGTATCGTTTGGTGGGGCCTGAGGATAGAAAAAATATTCTTTCCGAATCGGGGTCAGAGAAGATTTTATTTACGATATCTGGTTGGAAACAGGACCAATCCAAACAAACAAATCCAACGATTGAAATTTCATTATTCCCTGATTTTTCCAAATCTTTAGTCAAAGAAAAGTTAACTTCACCAAACCTATCTAAAAAATTAAGTTCAGGTTCGTATTATTGGAGGGTTTCGTATGAAGACCCAAACTCAAAATCCAAACAAACAACAGAGGTGTTTCAGTTTAGAATTTTAAGTGATCCTTCATTAAAAATCTTAAGTCCTAAATCAAACGAAGTTTTTTCTTATACCCAGGAAGTTCCTGTGGTTCGTTTTGTATGGAATCCTCTGGATCTTTATTCTTCTTATACAGTCCTTGTCGCTAAGGATACAAATTTTTCAGATATCGTTGTTTCAAAACAAACTCAAAATCAATCCTTAGCCTTTGATTCTCTAAAAGAAGGGAATTATTTTGCTAAGATCCAAGCAAAATCCAATCTCCCTGGAATTTCGGAGAAGGTTTCCTCTGTTATTAGTTTTCAAGTCACAAAAAAGACAAATCTGACTCCTCCAGAGCTTCTAGAACCAAACAAAGGAAAAAGTTTCGCAGAGGAACAAACCAAGTCGCAACTTTTCTTTTCTTGGAAGGATGATAAAGACTTTATTCAATATGAGTGGGAACTGAGTTCTGATTCTAATTTTTCATCAAAAGTCAAGACGGAGACTATCAAAAATAATTTTCTAAAACTACCAAGTGGTCTTGGAGTCGGAACCTATTTTTGGAGAGTGAAAGGAATTGGTTCGAATGGAACGACATTGGAATCAAAGCCCAATACATTTACGGTAATTGCCAAAGAAGAAATGGAATTAATAGCACCAGCAAACGGAGCTGAGGTGGAAGTGGATGAACGTTCTGTTGTCATTCTAAAGTGGAAAAAATTAACAGGGAAATCAAGTTACGAAATCGAAATTGCAAAAGGATCAGATTTCCAACCTCTTCTCACAAAGGAAACGGTTTCTGGTAATTATTTTGAATTCAAATCTAAAGATTTGGGCAGATTTTTTTGGAGAGTGCGACCCGTTGGAGCTGATTTATCGGATGTTAGTCCACCTCGCAGTTTTCAAATGATTTCGAATATGGAACCGCCTAGTTTGGTGAGTCCAAGTCGAAATGAAACTGTCGATTTGTTCTCTAGAAATTCTATTTTATTCACATGGAAACCAGTAGAGAAAGTTTTTAGTTACCGAATTCGTTTGATCGATATTTCTGGGATCAGGGAAAAACAAGTTTTGAATGAAAGGATTAACTCTACAAGATTCCAATTTAACGAAATTCAAAAATTGAATGTAGGAAGGTTCCGTTGGGAAGTTGCGGCACTCTACAAACAAGCAGATGGAACCGAACGCGAATCTGCTTATAATAAACAGGATTTTTTTATTTCAGTTCCAGAACTAAAGGTTCCAAAAATCCTAACACCAGGGAAGATTTATGTGGAATAA
- the mgtE gene encoding magnesium transporter, with the protein MEEERKKESEFRIKIDRESDSYDEFVGQIKTLVSEENSKQLKEMLDGAHPADIVTLFRDLEREEELYLFRILPKEDQAYALVKMEEETLESFLEELSVDEISNTLNHIETDETTYLLSYLPSAKRELVLANLSKADSFEIRSQLGFRESSAGRLMSKDFATVSITDNVRKGIINVRKKAKEIEDIYQVYVTDEDGVLEGFIPLKDLFLTPINTKVAKITNFSVFAFHYDVDQEEVANTFKKYDLFSAAVTDDLGRIIGRITVDDVLEIVEEEASEDILLMAGVSEDERLSTPILQSVKRRIIWLNVNLLTAFVSSTVVAFFEDTISQIVVLATLMPIVAGLGGNAGTQSVTVVIRNIATGDLSFSNWWEAVRKEFTIGVLNGFVLGTVTGLMIFFVKGNLVLGLVVGTAMLVNMIVASLTGSLVPIVLKAMRVDPAIASSIFVTATTDVCGFFFFLGLATVFAKYLI; encoded by the coding sequence ATGGAAGAAGAAAGAAAGAAAGAGTCCGAATTCCGAATCAAAATCGACAGAGAGAGCGATTCCTATGATGAATTTGTCGGACAGATCAAAACCCTAGTTTCCGAAGAAAATTCAAAACAATTAAAAGAGATGCTAGATGGGGCTCACCCTGCAGACATCGTCACTTTATTTCGTGATTTAGAAAGGGAAGAGGAATTATACCTTTTCCGTATCCTTCCGAAAGAAGACCAGGCCTATGCCTTAGTCAAAATGGAGGAAGAGACTTTAGAGTCTTTTTTAGAGGAACTTTCCGTCGATGAAATCTCCAATACTCTAAATCATATTGAAACGGATGAAACAACATATCTTCTTTCCTATCTACCTAGCGCTAAACGAGAGTTAGTTTTAGCAAATTTAAGTAAAGCCGATAGTTTTGAAATTCGCTCCCAACTTGGATTTCGCGAGTCATCAGCAGGACGACTTATGTCCAAAGACTTTGCCACAGTTTCTATCACAGACAATGTTCGCAAAGGAATCATAAACGTTCGAAAAAAAGCCAAAGAAATTGAAGATATCTACCAAGTGTATGTCACAGACGAAGATGGAGTTTTAGAAGGATTCATTCCTTTAAAAGATTTATTTCTCACTCCTATCAATACCAAAGTGGCAAAGATAACCAATTTTTCAGTATTTGCTTTTCATTACGACGTGGATCAGGAAGAGGTTGCCAATACCTTTAAAAAATACGATTTATTCAGTGCCGCGGTAACGGATGATTTGGGAAGGATCATTGGTCGGATCACTGTTGATGATGTTTTAGAAATTGTGGAAGAGGAAGCTTCAGAAGATATCCTCCTCATGGCCGGGGTTTCTGAAGATGAAAGACTTTCTACCCCCATTTTACAATCAGTAAAACGTAGAATTATTTGGCTCAATGTTAATTTACTCACTGCCTTTGTGAGTTCGACCGTTGTTGCATTTTTTGAAGATACTATCTCTCAAATTGTGGTTCTTGCGACACTTATGCCGATTGTGGCAGGTCTTGGTGGGAACGCTGGAACACAGTCAGTAACAGTTGTTATTCGTAATATTGCCACTGGAGATCTTTCTTTTTCCAATTGGTGGGAAGCGGTCAGAAAAGAATTTACGATCGGTGTTTTGAATGGGTTTGTACTGGGAACCGTTACGGGTCTTATGATCTTTTTTGTAAAAGGGAATCTTGTACTCGGGCTTGTGGTAGGAACTGCTATGCTTGTGAATATGATTGTAGCATCTCTCACTGGTTCCCTTGTTCCCATTGTTTTAAAAGCGATGCGAGTGGACCCGGCGATTGCTTCATCGATCTTTGTAACAGCAACCACAGATGTATGTGGATTTTTCTTTTTCCTCGGACTTGCCACAGTGTTTGCAAAATATTTAATTTAG
- a CDS encoding LEA type 2 family protein — protein sequence MKLAIPILISLFTFQCSVLGVIQDKIPLPEFEFDSLSIKNITLTDITLSVVTSVENPYPVSLPSSLLDMDIKIEGLKLSQIKTDLGAIEGKKTKQLPLEVKLKYTDLLNLYKKFPNKPMLEVSAEGNMKVPIPKQWQLLGKDSLSFPFVKKREIPAILPNVEIKNFKILMPTEAEILSASNTNVLADTATGFLKGLLGGSKQPATSAAKAGLSNLKLDLNTEFDFIFSNEAASNLNLTGLNYDLNLAGENFLNGTPKEIVNSGKTSTVKIATKFPITSISSSLYKTIQNKSAQFDLKGDSGLKVPSVSEPIPFQYEKQGNFKW from the coding sequence ATGAAATTGGCCATCCCTATTCTTATCTCTCTTTTCACTTTCCAATGTTCTGTTCTCGGTGTGATTCAGGATAAAATTCCTTTGCCTGAATTTGAATTCGATTCCTTATCTATAAAAAATATCACACTCACAGATATCACACTTTCTGTTGTCACTTCCGTTGAAAATCCTTACCCAGTTTCCCTTCCCAGTTCCTTACTGGATATGGATATCAAAATAGAAGGTTTAAAACTTTCTCAAATCAAAACAGATTTAGGAGCCATTGAAGGGAAAAAAACAAAACAACTTCCTCTGGAAGTAAAACTTAAATATACGGATCTATTAAATTTATACAAAAAATTTCCAAACAAACCAATGTTAGAAGTAAGTGCCGAAGGAAATATGAAAGTTCCTATCCCAAAACAATGGCAACTTCTTGGAAAAGATTCCCTAAGTTTTCCTTTTGTCAAAAAACGAGAAATCCCCGCCATCCTTCCCAATGTTGAAATTAAAAACTTTAAAATCCTTATGCCCACAGAAGCAGAAATTCTGAGTGCATCAAATACGAATGTTTTGGCTGACACTGCCACCGGATTTTTGAAAGGGCTTCTGGGAGGATCAAAACAACCTGCAACTTCAGCGGCAAAAGCAGGTTTATCCAACTTAAAGTTAGACCTAAATACAGAATTTGATTTTATATTTTCTAATGAGGCAGCTTCCAATTTAAATCTGACAGGACTTAATTATGATTTAAATCTTGCTGGTGAAAACTTTTTAAACGGAACTCCAAAAGAAATTGTCAATTCTGGAAAAACGTCGACTGTTAAAATAGCAACAAAGTTTCCCATCACTTCGATTAGTTCATCGTTGTATAAAACGATTCAAAACAAATCGGCTCAATTTGACTTAAAAGGGGATTCTGGACTTAAGGTTCCTTCTGTTTCTGAACCTATTCCCTTCCAATACGAAAAACAAGGGAATTTTAAGTGGTAA
- a CDS encoding exodeoxyribonuclease III encodes MKIITLNCNGIRSSLSKGLLDFIRQENPDIICFQETKAPVSEIDRSEFRSLGYEVHTCIAEKPGYSGTAVLTKFKPKSVVVGFGDGIYRSEGRSLFLEYPDFFLWNLYFPSGTSGEERQKVKYTFLDSFFDLAKPYTKKKKPLVVCGDVNIAHTELDIHNAKGNQKSSGFLPEERAWVSKFLDSGFLDCFRVLQPEIRDEYSWWTYRFQARKNNKGWRIDYFFITKSPSYKLESVSIAKEPILSDHAPVVMKIQFT; translated from the coding sequence ATGAAAATCATCACGTTAAATTGCAACGGAATTCGCTCCAGTTTGAGCAAAGGTTTACTAGATTTTATACGTCAGGAAAATCCTGACATTATTTGTTTCCAAGAAACAAAGGCTCCTGTTTCAGAAATTGACCGATCGGAGTTTCGAAGTCTGGGTTATGAAGTCCATACCTGCATTGCAGAAAAACCAGGATACAGCGGAACGGCTGTTCTTACCAAATTCAAACCAAAATCAGTGGTTGTCGGATTTGGGGACGGAATCTATCGAAGTGAAGGTAGGTCCCTTTTTCTGGAATATCCAGATTTCTTTCTCTGGAATCTTTATTTTCCCTCGGGCACAAGCGGAGAAGAAAGACAAAAGGTAAAGTATACTTTCCTAGATTCCTTTTTTGACCTAGCAAAACCCTATACAAAGAAGAAAAAACCTTTGGTTGTTTGTGGGGATGTCAATATTGCACATACGGAATTGGATATCCACAACGCCAAGGGCAACCAAAAGAGTTCCGGATTCCTTCCAGAAGAAAGAGCCTGGGTTTCCAAGTTTTTAGATTCTGGATTTTTAGATTGTTTTCGAGTTTTGCAACCGGAGATCCGAGATGAATACTCGTGGTGGACATATCGGTTCCAAGCAAGAAAGAACAATAAGGGTTGGAGGATTGATTACTTTTTTATCACAAAATCTCCTTCATACAAATTGGAATCAGTATCAATCGCCAAAGAACCGATTCTCTCTGACCATGCACCGGTCGTTATGAAAATCCAATTCACTTGA
- a CDS encoding LA_2219 family laminin/E-cadherin/plasminogen-binding protein: protein MKFLPLFLPVVSLSLILGCQSTPQTNPNANTETSQEVHQTKDVLPPPGGEGEIILNEKGEEVQNNSGEIPFFQKKSDLPTEIFRVYIASDSYMVRQIRHTDKIRRKPDAGGDELSKEEMKKFDLLSFVDDGMIVIGLNTVTGKLESIAFDRRVPRINDVAKIIQNDASRFNYEHSSKDGTPIITKFLISYQIRLYPGKTRDEIKQMLQKKK from the coding sequence ATGAAATTCTTGCCTTTGTTTTTACCGGTTGTTTCACTTTCTTTGATCCTCGGTTGCCAATCCACTCCGCAAACCAATCCAAATGCCAACACTGAAACCAGTCAGGAAGTACACCAAACAAAGGATGTACTCCCACCTCCTGGCGGCGAAGGTGAAATCATCCTAAACGAAAAAGGAGAAGAGGTTCAAAACAACTCTGGAGAAATTCCTTTTTTCCAAAAAAAGAGTGATCTCCCAACAGAAATCTTTCGGGTCTATATTGCTTCTGATTCCTATATGGTCCGCCAAATCCGTCATACCGATAAAATTCGTAGAAAACCGGATGCCGGTGGGGATGAACTTTCCAAAGAGGAAATGAAAAAGTTTGACCTCTTAAGTTTTGTGGATGATGGGATGATCGTCATTGGCCTCAATACAGTAACAGGCAAATTGGAATCCATTGCCTTTGACCGTCGGGTTCCAAGAATCAATGACGTGGCAAAGATCATTCAAAATGATGCTTCGCGTTTTAATTATGAACATTCCTCTAAAGATGGAACACCCATCATCACTAAGTTTTTGATTAGTTATCAGATTCGTCTGTATCCTGGAAAAACCAGAGACGAAATCAAACAGATGTTACAGAAGAAAAAGTAA
- a CDS encoding OmpA family protein, translating to MRNKIRFIGILFLYGFVSLANLSADWVYFPYEYNQIYKEKYALELELADIRKQHQNELNRLEEEKKELQTQNRNLTEDLELEKRNRAKEQDEYSDKMRDYDMRLRSLEKKGTDKERLLAEENRKREEKDRADLDAYKKKLEDKERECLQKEQKLRDTYESKIDELKERIRNLEEELGNLRKLTKEQKRELERLAEQTKEFEEKLAKEITSGQIRLKRFHNKLIINIDDKISFDSGSSELKPAILPAIDKIREILASYPENYIVVEGHTDNVPIKTKFRNNWHLSSERALSVLEYMLQNKNLNPKNFSSAGYGEFQPIVPNTSKENKALNRRVDIVVVPRATGSLNTNND from the coding sequence ATGCGAAATAAAATCCGATTCATTGGCATCCTCTTCCTATATGGTTTTGTCTCCCTAGCAAACCTCTCTGCCGATTGGGTTTATTTCCCTTATGAGTACAACCAAATTTATAAAGAAAAATACGCTTTAGAATTGGAATTAGCTGATATTCGCAAACAACACCAAAACGAACTGAACCGGTTGGAAGAAGAAAAAAAAGAACTCCAAACGCAAAACCGAAATCTCACTGAAGATTTGGAACTGGAAAAACGCAATCGCGCCAAAGAACAAGATGAATACTCCGACAAAATGCGTGATTACGATATGCGCCTTCGAAGCCTGGAAAAAAAGGGAACAGATAAGGAACGCCTACTTGCGGAAGAAAATCGAAAACGAGAAGAAAAAGACCGAGCCGATTTAGATGCCTATAAGAAAAAACTAGAAGATAAAGAACGTGAATGCCTCCAAAAAGAACAAAAACTTCGAGATACCTATGAATCAAAAATAGATGAACTCAAAGAAAGAATTCGTAATTTGGAAGAGGAACTAGGAAACCTTCGCAAACTCACCAAAGAACAAAAAAGAGAATTGGAACGCCTTGCGGAACAAACCAAAGAGTTTGAAGAAAAATTAGCAAAAGAAATTACCTCTGGCCAAATCCGTCTCAAACGTTTTCACAACAAACTCATCATCAATATCGATGATAAAATTTCCTTTGATAGTGGCTCCTCGGAACTAAAACCTGCCATCCTTCCTGCCATCGATAAGATCCGAGAGATCCTTGCTTCTTATCCAGAGAACTATATTGTTGTGGAAGGACATACTGACAATGTTCCGATCAAAACTAAGTTTCGAAACAATTGGCACCTTTCCAGCGAACGAGCATTATCCGTTTTGGAATATATGTTACAGAATAAAAATCTAAACCCAAAAAACTTTTCGAGTGCCGGTTATGGTGAATTCCAACCCATTGTTCCCAATACTTCCAAAGAAAACAAAGCACTCAATCGTCGTGTGGACATTGTTGTGGTACCAAGGGCCACTGGGTCATTAAACACAAACAATGACTAA